Proteins found in one Odocoileus virginianus isolate 20LAN1187 ecotype Illinois chromosome 10, Ovbor_1.2, whole genome shotgun sequence genomic segment:
- the LOC139037228 gene encoding ribonuclease H-like: MTMFVDGSSKKDPDGRWAVAYAVVTLQKVLEAQPLPLGTTSQKAELTALTRALHLAKNKRANIYMDSKYAFLITHSHAAIWKERGFLTTKGSPICNASHITKLLEAIPLPKEVAILHCRGHQAARDKIAQGNNLADQVARQTALQ, encoded by the coding sequence ATGACCATGTTTGTCGATGGGAGTTCCAAAAAGGACCCAGATGGGCGCTGGGCAGTGGCCTACGCTGTAGTCACCCTACAGAAAGTCCTTGAGGCCCAACCCCTCCCACTAGGAACAACTTCCCAAAAAGCAGAACTGACTGCACTGACCCGAGCCTTACACCTGGCAAAAAACAAAAGGGCCAATATCTACATGGACTCTAAGTACGCTTTCCTAATCACCCACTCACATGCGGCAATCTGGAAAGAGAGGGGCTTTCTCACCACTAAAGGCTCCCCAATATGTAATGCCTCCCATATTACCAAACTACTGGAGGCCATCCCCCTGCCAAAAGAAGTGGCCATCTTACATTGCCGGGGACACCAGGCAGCTCGCGATAAAATAGCCCAGGGTAATAATTTGGCTGACCAGGTGGCCCGGCAAACTGCCCTGCAGTGA